From one Tiliqua scincoides isolate rTilSci1 chromosome 14, rTilSci1.hap2, whole genome shotgun sequence genomic stretch:
- the CRYBB2 gene encoding beta-crystallin B2 — translation MASDHQASKQQQAASKIVVFEQENFQGRCHELNAACPNLKDAGLEKVGSILVHSGPWVGYEQANCKGEQFVFEKGEYPRWDSWTNSRRSDSISALRPIKVDSQEHKIVLYENPSFTGKKIEIIDDDVPSFHAHGYQEKVSSVRVQSGTWVGYQYPGYRGYQYLFEKGDYKDSVDFGAQQPQIQSVRRIRDMQWHQRGAFHPAS, via the exons ATGGCTTCGGACCACCAGGCTTCCAAGCAGCAGCAGGCTGCCTCCAAG ataGTTGTCTTTGAGCAGGAGAACTTCCAGGGTCGATGCCATGAGCTGAATGCTGCTTGTCCGAATTTGAAGGACGCTGGTCTGGAAAAAGTTGGGTCCATCTTGGTGCATTCGGGCCC GTGGGTTGGCTACGAGCAGGCCAACTGCAAAGGGGAGCAGTTTGTCTTTGAGAAGGGAGAATATCCCCGCTGGGACTCCTGGACCAACAGCCGCCGGAGCGACAGCATCTCCGCCTTGAGGCCCATCAAAGTG GACAGCCAGGAGCACAAGATTGTCCTCTACGAGAACCCCAGCTTCACTGGGAAGAAGATCGAGATCATTGATGACGACGTTCCCAGTTTCCATGCTCATGGATACCAGGAGAAGGTCTCTTCTGTCCGGGTGCAGAGTGGCAC GTGGGTGGGATACCAGTATCCTGGCTACAGAGGCTACCAGTACCTGTTTGAAAAGGGGGACTATAAAGACAGTGTTGATTTCGGGGCCCAGCAGCCCCAGATCCAGTCGGTGCGGCGCATCCGGgacatgcagtggcaccagcgcGGGGCTTTCCACCCTGCCAGCTAA